The Pan paniscus chromosome 1, NHGRI_mPanPan1-v2.0_pri, whole genome shotgun sequence genome has a segment encoding these proteins:
- the TAL1 gene encoding T-cell acute lymphocytic leukemia protein 1 isoform X2, which yields MTERPPSEAARSDPQLEGRDAAEASMAPPHLVLLNGVAKETSRAAPAEPPVIELGARGGPGGGPAGGGGAARDLKGRDAATAEARHRVPTTELCRPPGPAPAPAPASVTAELPGDGRMVQLSPPALAAPAAPGRALLYSLSQPLASLGSGFFGEPDAFPMFTTNNRVKRRPSPYEMEITDGPHTKVVRRIFTNSRERWRQQNVNGAFAELRKLIPTHPPDKKLSKNEILRLAMKYINFLAKLLNDQEEEGTQRAKTGKDPVVGAGGGGGGGGGGAPPDDLLQDVLSPNSSCGSSLDGAASPDSYTEEPAPKHTARSLHPAMLPAADGAGPR from the exons ATGACCGAGCGGCCGCCGAGCGAGGCGGCTCGCAGTGACCCCCAGCTAGAGGGACGGGACGCGGCCGAGGCCAGCATGGCCCCCCCGCACCTGGTCCTGCTGAACGGCGTCGCCAAGGAGACGAGCCGCGCGGCCCCAGCGGAGCCCCCAGTCATCGAACTGGGCGCGCGCGGAGGCCCGGGGGGCGGCCCTGCCGGTGGGGGCGGCGCCGCGAGAGACTTAAAGGGCCGCGACGCGGCGACGGCCGAAGCGCGCCATCGGGTGCCCACCACCGAGCTGTGCAGACCTCCCGGGCCCGCCCCGGCCCCCGCGCCCGCCTCGGTTACAGCGGAGCTGCCCGGCGACGGCCGCATGGTGCAGCTGAGTCCTCCCGCGCTGGCTGCCCCCGCCGCCCCCGGCCGCGCGCTGCTCTACAGCCTCAGCCAGCCGCTGGCCTCTCTCGGCAG CGGGTTCTTTGGGGAGCCGGATGCCTTCCCTATGTTCACCACCAACAATCGAGTGAAGAGGAGACCTTCCCCCTATGAGATGGAGATTACTGATG GTCCCCACACCAAAGTTGTGCGGCGTATCTTCACCAACAGCCGGGAGCGATGGCGGCAGCAGAATGTGAACGGGGCCTTTGCCGAGCTCCGCAAGCTGATCCCCACACATCCCCCGGACAAGAAGCTCAGCAAGAATGAGATCCTCCGCCTGGCCATGAAGTATATCAACTTCTTGGCCAAGCTGCTCAATGACCAGGAGGAGGAGGGTACCCAGCGGGCCAAGACTGGCAAGGACCCTGTGGTGGGggctggtgggggtggaggtgggggagggggcggcGCGCCCCCAGATGACCTCCTGCAAGACGTGCTTTCCCCCAACTCCAGCTGCGGCAGCTCCCTGGATGGGGCAGCCAGCCCGGACAGCTACACGGAGGAGCCCGCGCCCAAGCACACGGCCCGCAGCCTCCATCCTGCCATGCTGCCTGCCGCCGATGGAGCCGGCCCTCGGTGA
- the TAL1 gene encoding T-cell acute lymphocytic leukemia protein 1 isoform X1, with translation MTERPPSEAARSDPQLEGRDAAEASMAPPHLVLLNGVAKETSRAAPAEPPVIELGARGGPGGGPAGGGGAARDLKGRDAATAEARHRVPTTELCRPPGPAPAPAPASVTAELPGDGRMVQLSPPALAAPAAPGRALLYSLSQPLASLGSGFFGEPDAFPMFTTNNRVKRRPSPYEMEITDGPHTKVVRRIFTNSRERWRQQNVNGAFAELRKLIPTHPPDKKLSKNEILRLAMKYINFLAKLLNDQEEEAAAAPWMGQPARTATRRSPRPSTRPAASILPCCLPPMEPALGDGSGPPGSARRAFLGCWDGGLQGRWGENWAALKQGGGLELSWMSELWEAFTDPGAGFSVSCTSRRSEKWSKVVGTFCEDGTVFPLPSVPNPSQVRGWSCHCFWPGVWDPCLS, from the exons ATGACCGAGCGGCCGCCGAGCGAGGCGGCTCGCAGTGACCCCCAGCTAGAGGGACGGGACGCGGCCGAGGCCAGCATGGCCCCCCCGCACCTGGTCCTGCTGAACGGCGTCGCCAAGGAGACGAGCCGCGCGGCCCCAGCGGAGCCCCCAGTCATCGAACTGGGCGCGCGCGGAGGCCCGGGGGGCGGCCCTGCCGGTGGGGGCGGCGCCGCGAGAGACTTAAAGGGCCGCGACGCGGCGACGGCCGAAGCGCGCCATCGGGTGCCCACCACCGAGCTGTGCAGACCTCCCGGGCCCGCCCCGGCCCCCGCGCCCGCCTCGGTTACAGCGGAGCTGCCCGGCGACGGCCGCATGGTGCAGCTGAGTCCTCCCGCGCTGGCTGCCCCCGCCGCCCCCGGCCGCGCGCTGCTCTACAGCCTCAGCCAGCCGCTGGCCTCTCTCGGCAG CGGGTTCTTTGGGGAGCCGGATGCCTTCCCTATGTTCACCACCAACAATCGAGTGAAGAGGAGACCTTCCCCCTATGAGATGGAGATTACTGATG GTCCCCACACCAAAGTTGTGCGGCGTATCTTCACCAACAGCCGGGAGCGATGGCGGCAGCAGAATGTGAACGGGGCCTTTGCCGAGCTCCGCAAGCTGATCCCCACACATCCCCCGGACAAGAAGCTCAGCAAGAATGAGATCCTCCGCCTGGCCATGAAGTATATCAACTTCTTGGCCAAGCTGCTCAATGACCAGGAGGAGGAGG CTGCGGCAGCTCCCTGGATGGGGCAGCCAGCCCGGACAGCTACACGGAGGAGCCCGCGCCCAAGCACACGGCCCGCAGCCTCCATCCTGCCATGCTGCCTGCCGCCGATGGAGCCGGCCCTCGGTGATGGGTCTGGGCCACCAGGCTCAGCCAGGAGGGCGTTCTTAGGCTGCTGGGATGGTGGACTTCAGGGCAGGTGGGGTGAGAATTGGGCGGCTCTGAAGCAAGGCGGTGGACTTGAACTTTCCTGGATGTCTGAACTTTGGGAAGCCTTTACTGACCCTGGGGCTGGCTTTTCTGTTTCCTGTACCAGTAGGAGATCAGAAAAATGGAGCAAAGTGGTAGGTACTTTTTGTGAAGACGGCACGgtcttccctcttccctcagtCCCAAATCCTTCCCAAGTAAGAGGCTGGAGTTGTCACTGCTTTTGGCCTGGAGTTTGGGATCCCTGTCTTTCCTAA